A stretch of the Bacillus anthracis str. Vollum genome encodes the following:
- a CDS encoding tryptophan--tRNA ligase translates to MRGSFYFEKGGVRLSEKIMLTGIKPTGYPHLGNYIGAIKPALQMSKRNEGKALYFIADYHALNAVHDPGQVSSYTKEVAATWLSLGLGEDVIFYRQTEVPEILELAWILACLTPKGLMNRAHAYKAKVEQNKEAGLEVDAGVNMGLYTYPILMAADILLFQATHVPVGKDQIQHIEIARDIATYFNHTFGTTFTLPEYVIQEEGAILPGLDGRKMSKSYGNVIPLFAEQEKLRKLIFKIKTDSSLPNEQKELETLYTIYKEFATEYEMQSMREKYETGIGWGDVKKELFRVVDRELAGPREKYAMYMNEPNLLYEALEKGAERAREIAKANLVGIKKRIGFERGR, encoded by the coding sequence TGAGGGGCTCTTTTTATTTTGAGAAAGGAGGAGTTAGGTTGAGCGAAAAAATAATGTTAACAGGAATTAAGCCGACAGGTTATCCGCATTTAGGAAATTATATTGGCGCTATTAAACCTGCGTTGCAAATGTCAAAGAGGAATGAAGGGAAAGCATTGTATTTTATAGCAGATTATCACGCGTTAAATGCTGTGCATGATCCGGGTCAGGTTAGTAGTTATACGAAAGAGGTAGCCGCTACTTGGTTATCGCTTGGACTTGGAGAAGATGTTATATTTTACCGACAAACAGAAGTGCCGGAGATTCTAGAATTAGCTTGGATATTAGCTTGCCTAACTCCGAAAGGGCTTATGAACCGTGCTCATGCGTATAAAGCGAAGGTGGAGCAAAATAAAGAAGCGGGTTTAGAGGTCGATGCAGGAGTGAATATGGGATTATATACGTATCCGATCTTAATGGCAGCTGACATATTGCTATTTCAGGCTACGCATGTGCCAGTCGGAAAAGACCAAATTCAGCATATTGAAATTGCGCGTGATATTGCGACGTATTTTAATCATACTTTTGGCACGACATTTACACTTCCGGAGTATGTCATACAAGAAGAGGGCGCAATATTACCAGGGCTTGATGGAAGAAAGATGAGTAAAAGTTATGGGAATGTGATCCCATTATTTGCAGAGCAAGAAAAACTACGAAAGTTAATATTTAAAATCAAAACCGATTCTTCACTTCCAAATGAACAGAAAGAACTAGAAACGTTATATACAATATATAAAGAATTTGCGACAGAATATGAAATGCAGTCAATGCGTGAAAAATATGAAACTGGCATTGGCTGGGGCGATGTGAAAAAAGAGTTGTTTCGCGTTGTAGATCGTGAGTTAGCTGGACCTCGTGAGAAATATGCAATGTATATGAATGAACCGAATTTATTATATGAAGCGTTGGAAAAAGGTGCTGAACGGGCAAGAGAAATCGCGAAGGCAAATTTGGTGGGAATTAAAAAACGGATTGGATTTGAGAGGGGACGCTGA